The Henckelia pumila isolate YLH828 chromosome 2, ASM3356847v2, whole genome shotgun sequence genome includes a window with the following:
- the LOC140877075 gene encoding plasma membrane ATPase 3, whose amino-acid sequence MGEKPEVLDAVLKEIVDLENIPIDEVFENLRCTKEGLSNEAAEERLTIFGHNKLEEKKESKFLKFLGFMWNPLSWVMEAAAIMAIALANGGGKPPDWQDFVGIITLLVINSTISFIEENNAGNAAAALMASLAPKAKVLRDGKWSEEDASILVPGDIISIKLGDIIPADSRLLDGDPLKIDQSALTGESLPVTKGPGDGVYSGSTCKQGELEAIVIATGVHTFFGKAAHLVDSTNQVGHFQKVLTAIGNFCICSIAVGMVIEIVVMYPIQHRKYRPGIDNLLVLLIGGIPIAMPTVLSVTMAIGSHRLAQQGAITKRMTAIEEMAGMDVLCSDKTGTLTLNKLTVDKNLIEVFTKGVDADTVVLMAARASRTENQDAIDCAIVGMLADPKEARAGIREVHFLPFNPTDKRTALTYLDGEGNMHRVSKGAPEQILNLARNKSDIERRVHAVIDKFAERGLRSLAVAYQEVPERTKESPGGPWQFIGLMPLFDPPRHDSAETIRRALDLGVNVKMITGDQLAIGKETGRRLGMGTNMYPSSALLGQNKDESIAALPIDELIEKADGFAGVFPEHKYEIVKRLQARKHICGMTGDGVNDAPALKKADIGIAVADATDAARSASDIVLTEPGLSVIISAVLTSRAIFQRMKNYTIYAVSITIRIVLGFMLLALIWKFDFPPFMVLIIAILNDGTIMTISKDRVKPSPLPDSWKLAEIFATGIILGGYLAMMTVIFFWAAYKTDFFPRVFGVSTLEKTAHDDFRKLASAIYLQVSTISQALIFVTRSRSWSYVERPGLLLVAAFFIAQLVATLIAVYANWSFAAIEGIGWGWAGVIWLYNIIFYIPLDIIKFLIRYALSGRAWDLVLEQRIAFTRQKDFGKEQRELKWAHAQRTLHGLQVPDTKLFNETTNFSELNQLAEEAKRRAEIARLRELHTLKGHVESVVRLKGLDIDTIQQAYTV is encoded by the exons ATGGGGGAAAAGCCTGAAGTTTTGGATGCTGTGTTGAAGGAAATTGTGGATTTG GAAAACATACCCATTGACGAAGTTTTTGAGAATCTGAGGTGTACGAAGGAGGGTCTGTCTAATGAGGCTGCGGAGGAGAGATTAACCATTTTTGGGCACAACAAGCTCGAGGAGAAAAAG GAGAGCAAATTCTTGAAGTTCTTGGGTTTTATGTGGAATCCGCTTTCGTGGGTCATGGAAGCTGCGGCTATCATGGCCATCGCCCTTGCAAATGGGGGA GGAAAGCCTCCGGATTGGCAGGACTTTGTGGGTATTATCACTTTGCTTGTAATTAACTCCACAATTAGTTTTATTGAGGAGAATAATGCCGGAAATGCAGCCGCTGCTCTCATGGCTAGTCTAGCTCCAAAAGCAAAA GTTCTTAGAGATGGAAAGTGGAGTgaagaagatgcttctattttaGTGCCTGGTGACATCATCAGTATTAAACTTGGAGATATAATTCCTGCTGATTCTCGTTTGCTTGATGGCGACCCGCTGAAAATTGATCAG TCTGCCTTAACGGGTGAGTCCCTTCCGGTGACGAAAGGGCCAGGGGACGGTGTTTACTCTGGATCTACCTGCAAACAAGGAGAACTTGAGGCTATTGTTATTGCCACCGGGGTTCACACCTTTTTCGGAAAGGCTGCTCACCTTGTTGATTCTACTAACCAAGTGGGGCATTTCCAAAAG GTTTTAACTGCAATTGGGAACTTTTGCATTTGCTCTATCGCGGTGGGAATGGTTATAGAGATTGTAGTTATGTACCCTATTCAGCATCGGAAATATCGCCCTGGGATTGACAATCTACTTGTGCTCCTCATTGGAGGAATTCCGATTGCTATGCCTACCGTCCTTTCTGTTACAATGGCAATCGGTTCTCATCGTCTGGCTCAACAG GGAGCTATTACAAAGAGAATGACTGCTATAGAAGAGATGGCTGGTATGGATGTGCTTTGCAGTGATAAAACGGGGACTTTGACACTGAACAAGCTTACAGTTGACAAGAATCTCATTGAG GTTTTCACAAAAGGTGTTGATGCAGATACTGTCGTGCTAATGGCAGCTCGAGCATCTCGTACAGAAAACCAGGATGCCATAGACTGTGCTATAGTTGGGATGCTGGCTGACCCAAAGGAG GCACGTGCTGGAATACGAGAAGTACACTTCCTTCCTTTTAACCCTACTGACAAGCGTACAGCATTGACTTACTTAGATGGTGAAGGTAATATGCACAGGGTCAGTAAAGGTGCACCTGAGCAG ATTCTAAACCTTGCACGGAATAAGTCAGACATAGAGCGAAGGGTTCATGCTGTGATTGACAAGTTTGCAGAACGAGGTTTAAGATCACTTGCAGTGGCATACCAG GAAGTTCCAGAAAGAACAAAGGAAAGCCCAGGAGGCCCGTGGCAATTCATTGGTCTCATGCCACTTTTTGATCCACCGAGACATGATAGCGCGGAAACTATAAGAAGGGCATTGGATCTTGGAGTAAATGTCAAAATGATAACTG GGGATCAACTGGCCATTGGCAAGGAAACTGGACGAAGGTTGGGAATGGGAACAAATATGTATCCTTCATCAGCTTTGTTGGGTCAGAATAAGGATGAATCAATTGCTGCTTTACCAATTGATGAGCTTATAGAGAAAGCGGACGGTTTTGCTGGTGTTTTCCCAG AGCACAAATACGAAATAGTAAAACGTCTCCAAGCCAGGAAACATATCTGTGGAATGACCGGAGATGGAGTAAATGATGCTCCTGCTCTGAAGAAGGCAGATATTGGGATTGCTGTTGCTGATGCAACAGATGCAGCTCGCAGTGCTTCTGACATTGTGCTTACTGAACCTGGTCTCAGTGTTATAATCAGTGCTGTTTTAACAAGTCGAGCAATCTTCCAGAGGATGAAAAATTACACG ATTTATGCTGTTTCGATTACAATACGTATTGTG CTTGGTTTCATGCTGCTGGCTCTAATATGGAAATTCGACTTTCCACCTTTTATGGTGCTAATCATTGCAATACTCAATGATG GTACCATCATGACAATATCTAAAGATAGAGTTAAACCATCTCCACTTCCAGACAGCTGGAAGCTTGCTGAAATTTTTGCAACGGGAATCATCCTTGGTGGTTACTTGGCCATGATGACTGTCATTTTCTTTTGGGCAGCTTATAAAACTGACTTCTTTCCG CGCGTATTTGGGGTGTCAACTCTTGAAAAAACTGCCCATGATGACTTTAGAAAGCTTGCTTCAGCAATATATCTTCAAGTTAGCACTATCAGCCAAGCTCTAATATTTGTCACAAGATCCCGAAGCTGGTCATATGTCGAGCGTCCTGGTTTATTGCTTGTAGCCGCATTTTTTATTGCCCAACTG GTTGCTACACTGATTGCCGTGTATGCAAATTGGAGCTTTGCAGCGATCGAAGGAATTGGATGGGGTTGGGCTGGAGTAATTTGGCTTTATAATATCATTTTCTATATCCCACTTGATATTATCAAGTTTTTAATACGATACGCTCTCAGTGGGAGGGCTTGGGATCTTGTTCTTGAGCAAAGG ATTGCTTTTACAAGGCAAAAAGATTTTGGAAAAGAACAGCGTGAGCTTAAATGGGCACACGCACAAAGAACCCTCCACGGACTGCAAGTTCCCGATACCAAATTGTTTAACGAaactacaaatttttcagaacTCAATCAGTTGGCCGAGGAAGCAAAACGAAGAGCTGAAATCGCTAG GTTAAGGGAGCTGCATACATTGAAAGGACACGTTGAATCGGTGGTGAGGCTGAAGGGTCTCGATATAGATACGATCCAGCAAGCGTACACTGTATGA
- the LOC140877076 gene encoding serine/threonine-protein phosphatase 7 long form homolog isoform X1 yields the protein MAIDYYSVLELSRNATNDEVKKAYRRLAMIWHPDKHLNKQEAEAKFKQISEAYNVLSEPEKRQIYDSYGDGGLRPCQFPPPPHVARVGFSSKGQQHSSPHFVFSPGYIDAVNAEIFGDSSCGNDSCSGSSNGHFRSPAVDGGLKNGGPKQEAWFLVNATDGPGMASSSGPMDTSVLYLQHSHISSAVLKNNLDSVLRVRRSDNLIWDLYDRGIHPRVCSRLQHMGFFGILQCGNHIFNNHLITALVERWRRETHTFHLRVGEATITLQDVSLIWGLNVDGLPVTGTDDCHKVNEWQQYCFEWLGFVPLITQFKGAHLLMTALHDHCIKTLVDDDSTELQVSQYSRCVALMIIGGCMLPDSEGSSVKLLYLQLLQNIDQVHEYSWGSAVLAFLYRELCNASIIGKDQIAGPLYLLQVWAWSRITSISPDRWGNCSSMPEHVDDVNGLPIPPYGARWKRVFTRTHAPNHSVRIIRDVLDKMEDDQFKWTVYDVQSHGEHVNGLWRSTCPLICFDIVEMHRPDRVLRQFGMRQSIPHVALDGDQLHDLSRRGRRNQNWANFHRQIIRAWENRYNLVMESSFHHGVRPTEKDYMGWYERITRRFISPSDLSDVEYGYRPGDAHFRSFVKDQALILMNMFQGLSLADQPYGALEAAVIESIRIGRVLYQMANRMPNQLQEQQQQQSNPDMHPEDSRRKRQRG from the exons ATGGCGATAGATTATTACAGCGTCCTTGAACTCAGCCGCAATGCCACCAACGACGAAGTGAAGAAAGCGTATCGCCGCTTGGCCATGATTTGGCACCCAGACAAACACCTCAACAAGCAAGAAGCTGAAGCTAAGTTCAAGCAGATTTCCGAGGCCTACAACGTCTTGAGTGAACCAGAAAAGCGTCAGATCTACGATTCTTACGGCGATGGAGGGCTCAGACCGTGCCAATTCCCCCCTCCACCCCACGTAGCTCGCGTCGGATTTTCCTCCAAAGGTCAGCAGCATTCAAGTCCTCATTTTGTGTTTAGTCCGGGGTACATTGACGCTGTTAATGCGGAGATTTTCGGGGACAGCAGCTGCGGGAATGATAGTTGTAGTGGTAGTAGTAATGGGCATTTCAGGAGTCCGGCGGTGGATGGTGGTCTGAAGAACGGCGGTCCTAAACAGGAGGCGTGGTTTCTTGTGAATGCTACTGATGGTCCTGG GATGGCATCAAGCTCCGGACCCATGGACACTAGTGTCCTATATTTACAGCATAGTCATATATCTAGTGCTGTTTTGAAAAATAACCTGGACTCGGTTCTTAGAGTACGTCGCTCGGATAATCTTATTTGGGACTTGTATGATCGGGGTATACATCCTCGTGTATGTTCACGTCTGCAACACATGGGGTTTTTTGGCATCCTCCAGTGTGGTAATCATATTTTCAACAACCACCTAATAACAGCTTTAGTTGAAAGGTGGCGGCGCGAAACACACACGTTTCATCTTCGTGTTGGTGAAGCAACGATAACTTTACAAGATGTTTCACTGATTTGGGGCCTGAACGTTGATGGTCTTCCTGTGACTGGTACTGATGATTGTCATAAGGTCAATGAATGGCAGCAGTACTGTTTTGAGTGGTTGGGTTTTGTGCCACTCATAACACAATTCAAAGGCGCCCACTTGTTGATGACCGCTTTGCACGACCACTGCATAAAAACACTTGTCGACGATGATAGCACGGAGTTACAAGTCTCCCAGTACAGTCGATGTGTTGCCTTAATGATCATCGGGGGATGCATGCTGCCAGATTCTGAAGGAAGTTCGGTAAAATTGCTTTATTTACAACTTCTTCAGAACATCGATCAAGTCCATGAATATAGCTGGGGGAGCGCTGTATTAGCTTTTCTATATCGCGAGTTATGCAATGCTTCAATTATAGGAAAGGATCAGATAGCTGGCCCTCTTTATCTCTTACAG GTTTGGGCATGGTCTAGGATCACCTCCATCAGTCCTGACCGATGGGGAAACTGTTCAAGTATGCCCGAACATGTGGATGATGTCAATGGTCTTCCAATTCCTCCATATGGTGCTCG GTGGAAACGGGTATTCACTCGTACTCATGCACCTAACCACTCGGTGCGTATAATACGAGATGTACTTGACAAGATGGAAGATGACCAG TTTAAGTGGACCGTGTATGACGTACAATCACATGGCGAGCATGTCAATGGCCTTTGGAGATCTACATGCCCGCTTATTTGTTTTGATATTGTCGAAATGCATCGTCCTGATCGGGTACTTCGGCAATTTGGAATGAGACAAAGCATTCCTCATGTGGCTCTTGATGGCGATCAGTTGCATGATCTGTCTCGAAGAGGGCGCCGAAACCAAAATTGGGCTAATTTTCATCGACAGATAATTAGGGCATGGGAGAATCGGTATAATCTAGTCATGGAGAGTTCGTTTCATCACGGAGTTAGACCAACGGAAAAAGATTATATGGGATGGTATGAACGCATCACTCGTCGGTTCATATCTCCTAGTGACCTCTCAGATGTTGAATACGGTTATCGTCCTGGTGATGCACATTTTAGGAGTTTTGTG AAGGACCAAGCATTGATATTAATGAATATGTTCCAAGGGCTTTCTCTAGCCGATCAACCATACGGAGCACTAGAGGCAGCGGTAATCGAGAGCATCCGCATTGGCAGAGTTCTTTATCAAATGGCAAACAGAATGCCAAATCAACTTCAAGAACAGCAACAGCAACAAAGCAATCCAGATATGCACCCTGAGGATTCAAGACGCAAGCGCCAACGAGGATAG
- the LOC140877076 gene encoding serine/threonine-protein phosphatase 7 long form homolog isoform X2, which translates to MAIDYYSVLELSRNATNDEVKKAYRRLAMIWHPDKHLNKQEAEAKFKQISEAYNVLSEPEKRQIYDSYGDGGLRPCQFPPPPHVARVGFSSKGQQHSSPHFVFSPGYIDAVNAEIFGDSSCGNDSCSGSSNGHFRSPAVDGGLKNGGPKQEAWFLVNATDGPGMASSSGPMDTSVLYLQHSHISSAVLKNNLDSVLRVRRSDNLIWDLYDRGIHPRVCSRLQHMGFFGILQCGNHIFNNHLITALVERWRRETHTFHLRVGEATITLQDVSLIWGLNVDGLPVTGTDDCHKVNEWQQYCFEWLGFVPLITQFKGAHLLMTALHDHCIKTLVDDDSTELQVSQYSRCVALMIIGGCMLPDSEGSSVKLLYLQLLQNIDQVHEYSWGSAVLAFLYRELCNASIIGKDQIAGPLYLLQVWAWSRITSISPDRWGNCSSMPEHVDDVNGLPIPPYGARWKRVFTRTHAPNHSVRIIRDVLDKMEDDQFKWTVYDVQSHGEHVNGLWRSTCPLICFDIVEMHRPDRVLRQFGMRQSIPHVALDGDQLHDLSRRGRRNQNWANFHRQIIRAWENRYNLVMESSFHHGVRPTEKDYMGWYERITRRFISPSDLSDVEYGYRPGDAHFRSFVGFL; encoded by the exons ATGGCGATAGATTATTACAGCGTCCTTGAACTCAGCCGCAATGCCACCAACGACGAAGTGAAGAAAGCGTATCGCCGCTTGGCCATGATTTGGCACCCAGACAAACACCTCAACAAGCAAGAAGCTGAAGCTAAGTTCAAGCAGATTTCCGAGGCCTACAACGTCTTGAGTGAACCAGAAAAGCGTCAGATCTACGATTCTTACGGCGATGGAGGGCTCAGACCGTGCCAATTCCCCCCTCCACCCCACGTAGCTCGCGTCGGATTTTCCTCCAAAGGTCAGCAGCATTCAAGTCCTCATTTTGTGTTTAGTCCGGGGTACATTGACGCTGTTAATGCGGAGATTTTCGGGGACAGCAGCTGCGGGAATGATAGTTGTAGTGGTAGTAGTAATGGGCATTTCAGGAGTCCGGCGGTGGATGGTGGTCTGAAGAACGGCGGTCCTAAACAGGAGGCGTGGTTTCTTGTGAATGCTACTGATGGTCCTGG GATGGCATCAAGCTCCGGACCCATGGACACTAGTGTCCTATATTTACAGCATAGTCATATATCTAGTGCTGTTTTGAAAAATAACCTGGACTCGGTTCTTAGAGTACGTCGCTCGGATAATCTTATTTGGGACTTGTATGATCGGGGTATACATCCTCGTGTATGTTCACGTCTGCAACACATGGGGTTTTTTGGCATCCTCCAGTGTGGTAATCATATTTTCAACAACCACCTAATAACAGCTTTAGTTGAAAGGTGGCGGCGCGAAACACACACGTTTCATCTTCGTGTTGGTGAAGCAACGATAACTTTACAAGATGTTTCACTGATTTGGGGCCTGAACGTTGATGGTCTTCCTGTGACTGGTACTGATGATTGTCATAAGGTCAATGAATGGCAGCAGTACTGTTTTGAGTGGTTGGGTTTTGTGCCACTCATAACACAATTCAAAGGCGCCCACTTGTTGATGACCGCTTTGCACGACCACTGCATAAAAACACTTGTCGACGATGATAGCACGGAGTTACAAGTCTCCCAGTACAGTCGATGTGTTGCCTTAATGATCATCGGGGGATGCATGCTGCCAGATTCTGAAGGAAGTTCGGTAAAATTGCTTTATTTACAACTTCTTCAGAACATCGATCAAGTCCATGAATATAGCTGGGGGAGCGCTGTATTAGCTTTTCTATATCGCGAGTTATGCAATGCTTCAATTATAGGAAAGGATCAGATAGCTGGCCCTCTTTATCTCTTACAG GTTTGGGCATGGTCTAGGATCACCTCCATCAGTCCTGACCGATGGGGAAACTGTTCAAGTATGCCCGAACATGTGGATGATGTCAATGGTCTTCCAATTCCTCCATATGGTGCTCG GTGGAAACGGGTATTCACTCGTACTCATGCACCTAACCACTCGGTGCGTATAATACGAGATGTACTTGACAAGATGGAAGATGACCAG TTTAAGTGGACCGTGTATGACGTACAATCACATGGCGAGCATGTCAATGGCCTTTGGAGATCTACATGCCCGCTTATTTGTTTTGATATTGTCGAAATGCATCGTCCTGATCGGGTACTTCGGCAATTTGGAATGAGACAAAGCATTCCTCATGTGGCTCTTGATGGCGATCAGTTGCATGATCTGTCTCGAAGAGGGCGCCGAAACCAAAATTGGGCTAATTTTCATCGACAGATAATTAGGGCATGGGAGAATCGGTATAATCTAGTCATGGAGAGTTCGTTTCATCACGGAGTTAGACCAACGGAAAAAGATTATATGGGATGGTATGAACGCATCACTCGTCGGTTCATATCTCCTAGTGACCTCTCAGATGTTGAATACGGTTATCGTCCTGGTGATGCACATTTTAGGAGTTTTGTG GGCTTTCTCTAG